One part of the Ciona intestinalis chromosome 5, KH, whole genome shotgun sequence genome encodes these proteins:
- the LOC104265751 gene encoding uncharacterized protein LOC104265751 isoform X1: protein MSVDSRKTRFGDIISICSGSTSLENDQGWKVNLRSKIENDLSYQVQEALAPIVSSHKKWAAKKKTERRKALKLQVNYLQQRRSFQQLSADPNDARFKYIDVNYIPQADQVYSGNSKGNFPASIANLRLLKTGARSRAYGSDRHTNSMCGGLDLSLLDHSSSNLFSISRRGFPGSTLKPLIPKVGEYTGIALPSYGINRQCFQVYTKEGMNSLLNSKSRRSKLTQLGDGKYLNKHGIALSRIGPFWPNGFGPVCPCPEFILSCPKDEMYGESFIKPKLPENRATSEDESIMSPRSTTAPYTKHTNGLSKPMWHGKPVVYDSERSSRSPPPHSVPDGMPESLVFESRFESGNLRQARRTGELEYELVLKTDMYTNRHTQWYYFKVQQAKPNCTYKFSIINFLKKDSLYNYGMKPLLYSEHLAKEKGIGWHRGGKNISYTYCANTRNTILSLDLQYYCLKFEVSFDWAECEDDTIYFAHCYPYTYSDLLRHIDEIMACPNSSKHVKREVLCETDAGNTCFLLTVTHFPDKEKDKYKDLHQSKQGIILTARVHPGESQSSWMMKGVLDFLTSDNNTADQLRKKFIFKIVPMLNPDGVIVGNYRTSLAARDLNRNYRHPKQSYFPTIWHTKEMVDQFNKDHPILFYCDLHGHSRKHKVFMYGCERKALKPKQTENIEGNKDGKPAPPKKHEEYKAAIDFVEERLFPWLMFQCLPNRFSFHDTKYAVRRSKESTGRVVMFRQMGIANSFTLEATFAGTIAGSRIGRHFNISDFQLIGRKLCECILEYSNVFDNPVKKSKVILQMTTEIMKKQKLQTSSNNQTTSVERKDQSKHNVEKKIPTLQNKEGKCFPNTLSINVADGGKPEKIELIEDNKSNTLPVTSQLVAQNNPKVFETIVQNQINAETASQTAIRNNNAFNKDNCDVTIQLSQREALEPKVGEDQEDINEDDTLDYSCLDAIRNFNMSDLASESETSSDSDSESEPEVPYEAPTSKKKLDNEHYSSTSRKKKKKKQKNGKSVSAPTSTSKSKYKNTEQILVKESLKQKPRFPAFVSKYSNRSNGGIPIFAQERIKERAARRLAELNVAKEDKQQQQEQLAEQWAEIQNFPRLPTNLYTGNRDTVMCNVKYTMDDQPRRLHYMLCNPYSNPPSTGDANVGSSDHKRVVKYSPTHQYISKDDLALKQMDEETEDEVYAFNNIDSPPTNDLNISLMNRQNKCASNKSTRGSSSSHSSHNSESTNSTSHEHFRDSSGSQEKFLPRTVVLPVQNLSFKLFKKHGDRKTPSFTVPASRQQHFVENGELITNGKVNNSIGSAYQISDLSLPPSMKAGDVMTVHMHYPGQVHPVEPKPSYRFKTSPRGPPMIFGEPAVMNQKAHENYFPNKTER from the exons ATGTCGGTAGACTCAAGAAAAACACGATTTGGGGATATTATTTCTATCTGCAGCGGTTCAACGTCCTTGGAAAACG ATCAAGGCTGGAAAGTGAACCTTCGCTCCAAGATTGAAAATGATCTTTCATATCAAGTACAGGAGGCCCTTGCTCCTATTGTATCCTCACATAAGAAATGGGCGGccaagaaaaaaacagaaagaagGAAGGCATTGAAGCTACAA GTCAACTACCTTCAACAGCGAAGATCATTTCAACAACTTTCCGCCGATCCAAATGATGCCcgttttaaatacattgatGTGAATTATATTCCACAAGCAGATCAGGTGTATTCTGGTAACAGCAAAGGGAATTTCCCTGCCTCCATTGCAAATTTAAGGTTGCTGAAAACTGGTGCTCGAAGTAGAG CATATGGGTCTGACCGTCATACCAACAGCATGTGTGGAGGATTAGATTTAAGTTTACTCGATCATTCCAGTTCAAACCTGTTCTCAATATCTAGAAGAGGATTTCCCGGCAGCACTTTAAA GCCTTTGATCCCAAAAGTTGGGGAATATACTGGAATAGCTCTGCCCAGCTATGGTATTAACAGGCAATGTTTTcag GTTTATACCAAAGAAGGCATGAACAGTCTTCTTAATTCAAAGTCTCGTCGGTCAAAATTAACTCAACTTGGTGATGGTAAATATCTCAATAAACATGGAATAGCATTGAGCAGAATTGGACCATTTTGGCCAAATGGTTTTGGCCCTGTTTGCCCGTGCCCCGA GTTTATTCTGTCCTGCCCTAAAGATGAAATGTATGGCGAATCATTCA TAAAACCTAAACTGCCAGAAAATCGTGCAACCAGTGAAGATGAGAGTATCATGTCTCCACGGTCAACAACTGCCCCATACACCAAGCACACCAATGGGTTATCTAAACCCATGTGGCATGGTAAGCCAGTGGTATATGATAGTGAACGATCATCAAGGTCACCCCCACCCCACTCTGTACCTGATGGAATGCCAGAGTCTCTTGTGTTCGAGTCAAGATTTGAATCGGGAAATTTAAGACAAGCAAGAAGAAC AGGGGAGTTAGAATACGAGTTAGTCCTCAAAACTGATATGTACACTAACCGACACACCCAGTGGTACTACTTCAAAGTTCAACAAGCGAAACCAAACTGCACTTACAAGTTCAGCATCATCAACTTCCTTAAGAAGGACAGCTTGTACAACTATG GAATGAAACCCTTGTTATATTCTGAACATCTTGCGAAAGAGAAAGGGATAGGTTGGCACAGAGGTGGGAAGAATATAAGCTACACTTATTGTGCAAATACAAGAAATACAATTCTATCATTAGACCTGCAATATTACTGCCTAAAGTTTGAG GTTTCATTTGATTGGGCTGAATGTGAAGACGACACAATTTACTTTGCGCACTGCTACCCGTATACTTACTCCGACCTACTGCGGCATATCGATGAGATTATGGCGTGTCCGAACTCATCCAAGCATGTTAAGAGGGAGGTCTTGTGTGAAACTGATGCAGGAAACACTTGCTTCCTTCTCACTGTCACTCATTTTCCTGATAAAGAAAAAGACAAATACAAGGATTTACATCAG AGCAAGCAAGGCATCATTCTAACAGCTCGTGTACATCCTGGTGAGTCTCAATCAAGTTGGATGATGAAGGGGGTGCTTGACTTTCTCACCTCAGATAACAACACTGCTGATCAACTGAgaaaaaagttcatttttaaa ATTGTGCCAATGCTTAATCCAGATGGTGTAATAGTTGGTAACTATCGCACCTCACTTGCTGCAAGAGATTTAAACAGAAACTATCGTCACCCAAAACAATCTTACTTTCCTACTATATGGCATACGAAGGAAATGGTGGACCAGTTTAACAAAGACCACCCA ATCTTGTTTTACTGCGACCTTCACGGTCACAGCAGGAAACACAAAGTCTTTATGTACGGCTGTGAGAGAAAAGCTTTGAAGCCAAAACAAACTGAAAACATTGAGGGAAATAAAGATGGAAAACCAGCTCCCCCAAAAAAGCATGAAGAATATAAAGCTGCCATTGATTTTGTTGAGGAACGTTTATTTCCATGGTTGATGTTTCAATGTTTGCCGAACAG aTTTTCGTTCCATGACACGAAATACGCAGTTCGTCGAAGCAAAGAATCCACTGGTAGAGTTGTCATGTTTCGACAAATGGGAATTGCAAATAGTTTCACTCTCGAAGCTACATTTGCTGGAACAATAGCTGGATCCAG GATTGGCCGTCATTTCAACATCAGTGACTTCCAGTTAATTGGAAGGAAATTGTGCGAATGTATTCTAGAATATTCAAATGTCTTTGACAATCCTGTCAAAAAGTCGAAAGTCATTCTACAAATGACAACAGAG ATTATGAAGAAACAGAAACTACAAACTTCCTCAAACAACCAAACCACATCTGTAGAAAGAAAGGATCAAAGTAAACATAATGTGGAAAAGAAAATACCAACATTGCAAAATAAGGAAGGAAAGTGTTTTCCTAACACTCTTAGTATAAACG TTGCAGATGGAGGCAAACCTGAAAAGATTGAACTAATTGAAGATAATAAAAGCAATACATTGCCTGTCACATCTCAGCTTGTTGCCCAAAACAATCCTAAAGTATTTGAAACAATTGTTCAAAATCAAATCAATGCAGAAACTGCTTCTCAAACTGCCATACGTAATAACAATGCATTCAATAAAGacaactgtgatgtcacaattcaATTAAGTCAGAGAGAAGCATTGGAACcaaaggtgggggaagatcaAGAAGATATAAATGAAGATGATACATTGGATTACAGCTGTTTAGATGCCATTCGAAATTTTAACATGTCAGACTTGGCCTCAGAATCAGA GACAAGTTCAGACAGTGATAGTGAATCTGAGCCAGAGGTTCCTTACGAAGCCCCTACATCTAAGAAGAAGTTGGACAACGAGCATTACTCCTCAACCTCCaggaagaaaaaaaagaagaaacagaAGAATGGAAAGTCTGTGTCCGCTCCTACCTCCACTTCAAAatctaaatacaaaaatacggAGCAAATCTTGGTGAAAGAATCGTTAAAACAAAAG CCTAGATTTCCAGCATTTGTGAGCAAATACAGTAACCGTAGCAACGGAGGAATTCCAATCTTTGCCCAAGAACGCATCAAAGAAAGAGCAGCAAGAAG GTTGGCAGAGTTAAATGTAGCCAAGGaagacaaacaacaacaacaggaGCAACTGGCAGAGCAGTGGGCGGAGATTCAGAACTTTCCACGACTTCCAACTAACTTATATACTGGCAACAGGGACACAGTCATGTGCAATGTAAAATACACCATGGACGACCAACCAAGAAG actTCATTACATGTTGTGCAATCCCTACTCCAATCCACCTTCAACTGGTGATGCAAATGTTGGGTCAAGTGATCATAAACGAGTAGTGAAGTATTCACCAACCCATCAATATATAAGCAAGGATGATTTAGCATTGAAACAAATGGATGAAGAAACTGAGGATGAGGTTTATGCTTTCAATAACATAG ATTCCCCACCTACAAATGATTTAAACATAAGTTTGATGAACAGACAAAATAAATGTGCGTCCAACAAAAGCACGCGCGGGTCCTCCAGTTCCCATTCAAGCCACAACTCAGAATCAACAAACAGTACATCTCATGAACATTTCAGGGACTCCAGTGGTTCGCAGGAGAAGTTTTTGCCACGCACGGTTGTCCTACCTGTCCAGAACCTTTCATTCAAGCTGTTTAAGAAGCACGGAGATAGAAAAACACCTAGTTTTACAGTACCAGCTTCCAGACAGCAGCATTTTGTAGAAAATGGAGAACTAATCACTAATGGGAAGGTTAACAACAGTATAGGGTCAGCGTATCAAATATCCGACCTATCTCTCCCCCCTTCAATGAAGGCAGGAGATGTAATGACAGTCCACATGCATTACCCAGGGCAAGTGCATCCAGTGGAACCTAAACCAAGTTATAGATTCAAGACTTCACCTAGGGGACCTCCCATGATATTTGGTGAACCGGCGGTAATGAACCAGAAAGCTCATGAAAATTATTTCCCAAACAAAACTGAACGTTAG